TATAGCATGTATGCATTCGGCACAATGTGTTTTTGCACATGCTCCTTTTATAATAAAAAGCTATACTTGGAAAATGAAACAAGATATAACGACTGTATTTACCGATGGATCATCGCGCGGCAATCCTGGTCCTGGTGGCTGGGGGACTGTCGTACTTTATGCTACCGGTATGGTTCGTGAACTCGGCGGTTATGCAGCAGATACAACAAATAATCGTATGGAACTTACCGCTGCTCATGAAGCATTGTATTTTCTTGAGCAAGAAAAATACGACCGCGAAGTCATTGTCTGTACGGACTCTACGTATCTACTTAATGGCATTACAGGTTGGGTATTCGCATGGGAGAAAAATGGTTGGAAAACTAAAACAGGTGAGCGAGTTGAAAACCGTGACATTTGGGAAGCGTTGCTCGGGCTTACCTATCGATTAAGTCGAACAAATAAAATAACCTGGCAAAAAGTAAGTGGTCATCGAGGTGTATTTGGTAATGACCGTGCAGATTTTATTGCAACATCGTATGCACTTGGTACACCGCCACTTCTCTATAAAGGTTCATTTGATGAATATGTACGGTTATTCGGCAAAGGTGGAGCAAGTGAGGCAAAAGCACCAAAACGTAAAGGTGAAGCATATGCATATGTTTCACTCGTTGATGGTGCATGCTATTCGGATCAAACGTGGGACGCATGTGAAAAACGAGTCAAAGGGAAAAAAGGTGCAAAATTCAAAAAAGTGTTTTCTGTTGAAGAAGAGAAGGAGTTGGTAGCACTATGGAGTAAATAGGATACAATCCTTGACTTTTTGCAAAAAATATGTTTATATACAAGAAGACGTAAGAAGGAAACTTCCAGAGCGTCTAATACTTTGAAGCATTAGTGCTTCATTTTTCGTTCATTTCACTTTCATAAAAAACAAAAAAACATGAAGAAAAAACTCTCCATGATTATGATTTGCATTTTCGCAATGACTGTGCAAATTTCATTTGCTCAGGAAGCAGCTTTCACCGTCAGTAAGGCCAATCCCTGTATGAAGCAGGATTCAGTTATTTTCACCGATCAATCGACTGGTGATATCACCGAATGGTATTGGAGTTTCGGCGGAGGTACTCCATATAGCCATTATGGCCAAACTCCTCCCAAAATTCATTTTGATTGGGCAGGTAGTCATCAGGTGTGGCTTACCATAACTACAAGTGATGGATATCAACACCAGACATCCCAATATATAAATGTCAGTGAATTGCCAGCAGCGATGTTGGACCAAAATAATTTAAGTAATAACTGCCCTGGGACAGAAGTTACATTGTCTTCATCGCAAACTATGGAGAAATTTGAATGGTTCAAAGAGGACTCACTTATTTCCTCTGGTCTTGTAAAAACCATATCCGTAACTGAAACAGGTGAATACGAGCTTTATGTAACGGATGCAAATGGTTGTCGATCCCAGTATGGAGATGACATATATGTTCCATATTATCAGGAAATGATTGTTATCATGGATGGTTGGGGGCCAACAGGCGGAATGGAAAACGGGGAACTAAGTAATTGCTATAGTTCACCTGGAAGTTTGAATGCACAGGTATACAATGCCTGGGCGCAGCCACTTACCTTTGTATGGAATGGAATTGATACAACATACTATTCAAACTATACACCAACAGGTACGGGTGATTATTCAGTTCAGGTCACTGATCAAAATGGCTGCAAAGCAAAATCTGAAACTGTCCATGTAACGACGCATCCAACCCCAATCATTGCAATTAATGCATTGAATGGCACAAGTGCATGTTACGGTGATAGTCTGTTGTTGACCGTTCCAAATTCCTGGTCCTCATACCAGTGGAATTACGGCTCAACGAATAGTGTCATGTATGCCATGTGGAGTGGAAACTATAGTGTGACAGTAACTGATATGTATGGTTGCATAGGTATGGATAATATAGATCTAAACTTTATGCAACCACCCCAGGAGCCAAATATTTTTCCGGGTGATGGGTGTACACTTGCGACAGATGGAATCGATGGAGTGCAACAGTGGTATGTCAATAATGTTGCTATTGCGAATTCAGATACGCCATACTTATTTATCAATACTTCCGGTTTTTATACCGTGGAAGTTACGAATACGAATGGTTGTATTTCTGAACGATCCAATCCGTTTTGGGCAAATTGCTCAGTAACAGGAATTTTGGAGCTTCAACCAACAATTGAGTTTATGGTGTATCCGAATCCAGCAACAGATGTGATCAATATTTCACTGCCAATTTCGGATGATTATACAGTTGAACTCATTAATATGGTTGGCCAACATGTTTTTGACTTGCAAAACCAACAAGGTTTGGTAAATGTTCATCGACCAAATATTCCACCTGGTCAGTATTTACTAAAAGTTTCTGACAAAGATGGAATCAATACAGTGCAGCAAGTGATTTTCAATTAGCAAGAAAAACACTTACTGCAATACCCTCACATTCTGAGGGTATTTTTTATGTTAAAATTTTTATATGCAACGATATTTACTTTTTATCGTTATGCTTGCATTTGGTATTGGCATACTAACAGCTAGTTATGTTCCAATACCTATAAATATACTCTGTATATTTATAGGTATTGGTGTACTCCTTTTCTTTTTACAATTTGTATTTCAAAAGCGCAAAAATATTTTCCTTCTCATTTCAATACTCCTGCTTGCTTTTACCATTGGCATAGTTCGTACACAGTTTGCGATTATAGGCATACCACCCTATTTAGAAGAATTAGTAGGGGATAATGTCTCGTTTACTGGAGAAATAATTGCAAAACCAGATGTGCGAGAATCGAGCACGCGGTTAATAGTGGAGAGTACTAATCTTGTGCCAGATGAAAAAGTTAGATTACTTGTCGTTGTTGGTCCTTATGAAAATATTTCTTACGGGGATACGCTTAAAGTTACAGGCATAGTCGAGACGCCAGAAAATTTCCAAACCGATCAAGGCAAAGAATTTGATTACGTTTCCTATCTCGGCAAAGACGATGTGTATCTCATAGTACCGAAAGCAAAGGCGAGTGTTATAGACACTCGCCCACGTTCGCTCCTTAAGATGTTGTACAACATCACTGACCGTTTTAGTAATGTTATTAGTGACGCTGTTCCTGCGCCCGAAAGCACATTTGAACAAGGTATTCTTTTGGGGGCAAAGTCTGGATTATCCCAAGAGTTGCGTAATGCATTTATTACGACAAGTACCATCCATATTGTTGCCCTGTCTGGCTACAATGTATCAATAGTTGCTCGCGCAATTGAAAACATCTTCTCATCTTTCCTCTCTCAAACATTCGCACTTAGCTTAGGGGGGTTAGGCATCGTACTGTTTGTACTGGCAACTGGTGCACAAGCAACGGCAATCAGGGCAGGTGTGATGGCGCTCTTGGCAATTATTGCCAAGCGTACTGGACGGACGTACATGATTACTCGTGCGCTTTTTATTGCTGGTGCATTGATGCTTCTTTGGAATCCAAAATTGCTTGCATTCGATGTATCATTCCAGCTTTCTTTTATTGCAACAGCGGGAATTATTTGGATAACACCAATTCTTCTACAGAAACTTTCATGGATCCGTATTTTGTGGTTCAAAGACATAATTGCAACAACAATAGGGGCTCAAATTGCTGTTGCGCCGCTCATACTGTATAAGATGGGCACCTTTTCTTTGATTGCACTTCCAGTCAATATTATTATCTTGCCATTTATTCCTATCGCGATGTTGCTCGGATTTTTTATTGGGGTTATTGGACTTGCGAGTCCCGTGCTCGCCATGCCATTTGGCTATTTGTTGTACCTATTACTCCATAGCATACTTTTTATTGTGGTTACTGCGAGTCATATTCCTTTTGCAATGGTTGTTGTGTCGCATTTCCCGTTCATACTGGCATTGATTCTGTATCTGGCACTTTTGTATTGGCTTTATCGGACGCACCGAAATAGAAGTAATGAAATAAAAGACACTGC
The Candidatus Nomurabacteria bacterium genome window above contains:
- a CDS encoding ribonuclease HI → MKQDITTVFTDGSSRGNPGPGGWGTVVLYATGMVRELGGYAADTTNNRMELTAAHEALYFLEQEKYDREVIVCTDSTYLLNGITGWVFAWEKNGWKTKTGERVENRDIWEALLGLTYRLSRTNKITWQKVSGHRGVFGNDRADFIATSYALGTPPLLYKGSFDEYVRLFGKGGASEAKAPKRKGEAYAYVSLVDGACYSDQTWDACEKRVKGKKGAKFKKVFSVEEEKELVALWSK
- a CDS encoding T9SS type A sorting domain-containing protein, encoding MICIFAMTVQISFAQEAAFTVSKANPCMKQDSVIFTDQSTGDITEWYWSFGGGTPYSHYGQTPPKIHFDWAGSHQVWLTITTSDGYQHQTSQYINVSELPAAMLDQNNLSNNCPGTEVTLSSSQTMEKFEWFKEDSLISSGLVKTISVTETGEYELYVTDANGCRSQYGDDIYVPYYQEMIVIMDGWGPTGGMENGELSNCYSSPGSLNAQVYNAWAQPLTFVWNGIDTTYYSNYTPTGTGDYSVQVTDQNGCKAKSETVHVTTHPTPIIAINALNGTSACYGDSLLLTVPNSWSSYQWNYGSTNSVMYAMWSGNYSVTVTDMYGCIGMDNIDLNFMQPPQEPNIFPGDGCTLATDGIDGVQQWYVNNVAIANSDTPYLFINTSGFYTVEVTNTNGCISERSNPFWANCSVTGILELQPTIEFMVYPNPATDVINISLPISDDYTVELINMVGQHVFDLQNQQGLVNVHRPNIPPGQYLLKVSDKDGINTVQQVIFN
- a CDS encoding ComEC/Rec2 family competence protein, whose protein sequence is MQRYLLFIVMLAFGIGILTASYVPIPINILCIFIGIGVLLFFLQFVFQKRKNIFLLISILLLAFTIGIVRTQFAIIGIPPYLEELVGDNVSFTGEIIAKPDVRESSTRLIVESTNLVPDEKVRLLVVVGPYENISYGDTLKVTGIVETPENFQTDQGKEFDYVSYLGKDDVYLIVPKAKASVIDTRPRSLLKMLYNITDRFSNVISDAVPAPESTFEQGILLGAKSGLSQELRNAFITTSTIHIVALSGYNVSIVARAIENIFSSFLSQTFALSLGGLGIVLFVLATGAQATAIRAGVMALLAIIAKRTGRTYMITRALFIAGALMLLWNPKLLAFDVSFQLSFIATAGIIWITPILLQKLSWIRILWFKDIIATTIGAQIAVAPLILYKMGTFSLIALPVNIIILPFIPIAMLLGFFIGVIGLASPVLAMPFGYLLYLLLHSILFIVVTASHIPFAMVVVSHFPFILALILYLALLYWLYRTHRNRSNEIKDTAF